The Puntigrus tetrazona isolate hp1 chromosome 4, ASM1883169v1, whole genome shotgun sequence genome includes a window with the following:
- the LOC122343048 gene encoding zinc finger protein OZF-like isoform X1 produces MLKEWGGSIHAFSTKKVGFLWRWSLSAGICRCSLPASHLSFCFPDTLVDRRLPESKCPDTPAETKRSMRHAIIKMAFIKEESKDMRIEEAFTVKQEDNEEQTDATALKEESRDPNETVEEDLHEKHDFISFEKDPKTGALSRFICQHCGKILKNRENLKIHTRIHTGEKPFICQECGKSFPRKDNLRIHVRVHTGEKPYTCQQCGKSFPRKDNLKIHMRIHTGEKPFICGQCGKRFPHKATFYTHVRIHTGEKPYTCQLCGKTVNRKGNLKAHMRVHTGEKPFACERCGRRFVRKEGLGKHLETHSSESSFTCQRCGRAFTDGGRFKSHVLAHMGQEPFMCLHCGKTLAKKANLKTHMRIHTGEKPFACDQCGKSFRQKTTLYTHMRVHTAERPVRICIV; encoded by the exons ATGTTGAAAGAATGGGGAGGCTCGATTCATGCGTTTTCCACCAAGAAAGTGGGTTTTCTGTGGCGTTGGTCTCTGTCAGCTGGCATATGTAGATGTTCTCTCCCAGCTTCACATTTATCTTTTTGCTTCCCAGACACACTCGTTGATAGGAGGCTACCTGAGTCAAAGTGTCCAGATACTCCAGCTGAAACAAAAAGATCGATGCGACACGCTATTATAAAGATGGCGTTCATTAAAGAGGAGAGCAAAGACATGAGGATTGAAGAAGCGTTCACAGTAAAGCAAGAAGATAAtgaggaacaaacag atgCGACGGCGTTGAAAGAGGAGAGTCGAGATCCGAATGAAACGGTAGAGGAAGATCTGCATGAAAAACACGATTTCATATCTTTTGAAAAGGATCCAAAGACTGGAGCTCTGAGTCGTTTCATTTGCCAACATTGcggaaagattttaaaaaacagagaaaacctTAAAATCCATACCAGGATTCACACTGGGGAGAAGCCTTTTATCTGCCAagagtgcgggaagagcttcccGCGAAAAGATAATCTGAGAATTCACGTGAGGGTTCACACCGGGGAGAAACCTTACACCTGCCagcagtgtggaaagagtttcccGCGAAAAGATAACCTCAAGAttcacatgagaattcacaccggagagaaaccgttcaTATGTGGTCAATGCGGAAAGCGTTTCCCGCACAAAGCGACCTTTTACACCCACGTgagaattcacaccggagagaagccttacaccTGCCAACTGTGCGGGAAAACGGTGAACCGAAAAGGAAATCTTAAGGCTCATatgagagttcacaccggagagaagcctttcgcTTGTGAACGGTGTGGGAGACGTTTCGTACGCAAGGAAGGCCTCGGCAAGCACTTGGAGACGCACTCGAGTGAGAGCTCTTTTACGTGCCAGAGGTGCGGAAGGGCATTCACAGACGGCGGCCGCTTTAAGAGCCACGTACTCGCTCACATGGGGCAGGAGCCTTTCATGTGTCTTCACTGCGGGAAGACTCTCGCGAAAAAAGCAAACCTCAAGACTCACATGagaatccacaccggagagaagcctttcgcgtgtgatcagtgcgggaagagtttcagaCAGAAAACCACTCTTTATACtcacatgagagttcacaccgCAGAGAGGCCTGTTCGAATATGTATAGTGTGA
- the LOC122343048 gene encoding gastrula zinc finger protein XlCGF8.2DB-like isoform X2, with protein sequence MGRLDSCVFHQENTLVDRRLPESKCPDTPAETKRSMRHAIIKMAFIKEESKDMRIEEAFTVKQEDNEEQTDATALKEESRDPNETVEEDLHEKHDFISFEKDPKTGALSRFICQHCGKILKNRENLKIHTRIHTGEKPFICQECGKSFPRKDNLRIHVRVHTGEKPYTCQQCGKSFPRKDNLKIHMRIHTGEKPFICGQCGKRFPHKATFYTHVRIHTGEKPYTCQLCGKTVNRKGNLKAHMRVHTGEKPFACERCGRRFVRKEGLGKHLETHSSESSFTCQRCGRAFTDGGRFKSHVLAHMGQEPFMCLHCGKTLAKKANLKTHMRIHTGEKPFACDQCGKSFRQKTTLYTHMRVHTAERPVRICIV encoded by the exons ATGGGGAGGCTCGATTCATGCGTTTTCCACCAAGAAA ACACACTCGTTGATAGGAGGCTACCTGAGTCAAAGTGTCCAGATACTCCAGCTGAAACAAAAAGATCGATGCGACACGCTATTATAAAGATGGCGTTCATTAAAGAGGAGAGCAAAGACATGAGGATTGAAGAAGCGTTCACAGTAAAGCAAGAAGATAAtgaggaacaaacag atgCGACGGCGTTGAAAGAGGAGAGTCGAGATCCGAATGAAACGGTAGAGGAAGATCTGCATGAAAAACACGATTTCATATCTTTTGAAAAGGATCCAAAGACTGGAGCTCTGAGTCGTTTCATTTGCCAACATTGcggaaagattttaaaaaacagagaaaacctTAAAATCCATACCAGGATTCACACTGGGGAGAAGCCTTTTATCTGCCAagagtgcgggaagagcttcccGCGAAAAGATAATCTGAGAATTCACGTGAGGGTTCACACCGGGGAGAAACCTTACACCTGCCagcagtgtggaaagagtttcccGCGAAAAGATAACCTCAAGAttcacatgagaattcacaccggagagaaaccgttcaTATGTGGTCAATGCGGAAAGCGTTTCCCGCACAAAGCGACCTTTTACACCCACGTgagaattcacaccggagagaagccttacaccTGCCAACTGTGCGGGAAAACGGTGAACCGAAAAGGAAATCTTAAGGCTCATatgagagttcacaccggagagaagcctttcgcTTGTGAACGGTGTGGGAGACGTTTCGTACGCAAGGAAGGCCTCGGCAAGCACTTGGAGACGCACTCGAGTGAGAGCTCTTTTACGTGCCAGAGGTGCGGAAGGGCATTCACAGACGGCGGCCGCTTTAAGAGCCACGTACTCGCTCACATGGGGCAGGAGCCTTTCATGTGTCTTCACTGCGGGAAGACTCTCGCGAAAAAAGCAAACCTCAAGACTCACATGagaatccacaccggagagaagcctttcgcgtgtgatcagtgcgggaagagtttcagaCAGAAAACCACTCTTTATACtcacatgagagttcacaccgCAGAGAGGCCTGTTCGAATATGTATAGTGTGA
- the LOC122343048 gene encoding gastrula zinc finger protein XlCGF8.2DB-like isoform X3, translated as MRHAIIKMAFIKEESKDMRIEEAFTVKQEDNEEQTDATALKEESRDPNETVEEDLHEKHDFISFEKDPKTGALSRFICQHCGKILKNRENLKIHTRIHTGEKPFICQECGKSFPRKDNLRIHVRVHTGEKPYTCQQCGKSFPRKDNLKIHMRIHTGEKPFICGQCGKRFPHKATFYTHVRIHTGEKPYTCQLCGKTVNRKGNLKAHMRVHTGEKPFACERCGRRFVRKEGLGKHLETHSSESSFTCQRCGRAFTDGGRFKSHVLAHMGQEPFMCLHCGKTLAKKANLKTHMRIHTGEKPFACDQCGKSFRQKTTLYTHMRVHTAERPVRICIV; from the exons ATGCGACACGCTATTATAAAGATGGCGTTCATTAAAGAGGAGAGCAAAGACATGAGGATTGAAGAAGCGTTCACAGTAAAGCAAGAAGATAAtgaggaacaaacag atgCGACGGCGTTGAAAGAGGAGAGTCGAGATCCGAATGAAACGGTAGAGGAAGATCTGCATGAAAAACACGATTTCATATCTTTTGAAAAGGATCCAAAGACTGGAGCTCTGAGTCGTTTCATTTGCCAACATTGcggaaagattttaaaaaacagagaaaacctTAAAATCCATACCAGGATTCACACTGGGGAGAAGCCTTTTATCTGCCAagagtgcgggaagagcttcccGCGAAAAGATAATCTGAGAATTCACGTGAGGGTTCACACCGGGGAGAAACCTTACACCTGCCagcagtgtggaaagagtttcccGCGAAAAGATAACCTCAAGAttcacatgagaattcacaccggagagaaaccgttcaTATGTGGTCAATGCGGAAAGCGTTTCCCGCACAAAGCGACCTTTTACACCCACGTgagaattcacaccggagagaagccttacaccTGCCAACTGTGCGGGAAAACGGTGAACCGAAAAGGAAATCTTAAGGCTCATatgagagttcacaccggagagaagcctttcgcTTGTGAACGGTGTGGGAGACGTTTCGTACGCAAGGAAGGCCTCGGCAAGCACTTGGAGACGCACTCGAGTGAGAGCTCTTTTACGTGCCAGAGGTGCGGAAGGGCATTCACAGACGGCGGCCGCTTTAAGAGCCACGTACTCGCTCACATGGGGCAGGAGCCTTTCATGTGTCTTCACTGCGGGAAGACTCTCGCGAAAAAAGCAAACCTCAAGACTCACATGagaatccacaccggagagaagcctttcgcgtgtgatcagtgcgggaagagtttcagaCAGAAAACCACTCTTTATACtcacatgagagttcacaccgCAGAGAGGCCTGTTCGAATATGTATAGTGTGA